A genomic segment from Pseudomonas mendocina encodes:
- a CDS encoding uracil permease, whose translation MSTPRVHYPWYKKEDTDAFFALFQNNIANFVIIAISMLGMGFPAEIVFGQVLPGAAVAVMAGNFYYAFSAARLARKENRADVTALSYGISTPVMFVFLFGVLLPAKNLTGDAELAWKVAVAACFISGLIEAAISLIGNWVQRHLPRAAMLGAVAGVALTFIAGEMLFKTLEIPVIGLLVLAITIVGLVARVSMPFRLPASLFAIVVGTALAYLIGAADGGKFSDAFTHLGFYPLLPNLAWYEGLGLLFTSLLALMTVILPITLYNAIETMNNVEAMSAAGDSYSVRECQAVDGLGTSLGALFGGVFPTTVYIATVGSKWMGAGRGYSLLNGAVYGLATMFGLIAFIAALIPVSVVAPILVFVGMSMIATAFNSNHARYYPAVALAMLPYFANYLATRFNRGAPEVVEGISSAIGALGQGAMFSAILLGAMCVAVIDRQFRQATTFALVAAAMAFVGLMHAPKLAWYAAPDFVHGYLLMALFFAWYAWRGVEPAEPERVTGAD comes from the coding sequence ATGTCGACGCCACGCGTGCACTATCCCTGGTACAAGAAGGAAGACACCGACGCCTTTTTCGCCCTGTTCCAGAACAACATCGCCAACTTCGTGATCATCGCCATCAGCATGCTGGGCATGGGTTTTCCCGCCGAGATCGTGTTCGGTCAGGTGTTGCCAGGCGCGGCGGTGGCGGTGATGGCCGGCAACTTCTACTACGCCTTTAGTGCCGCGCGACTGGCGCGCAAGGAGAACCGTGCCGACGTGACGGCGCTGTCTTACGGCATCAGTACACCGGTGATGTTCGTCTTCCTGTTCGGCGTGCTGTTGCCGGCGAAAAACCTTACCGGCGATGCCGAGCTGGCCTGGAAGGTAGCGGTGGCTGCGTGCTTCATCAGTGGCCTGATCGAGGCTGCCATCAGCCTGATCGGCAACTGGGTGCAGCGTCATCTGCCGCGTGCGGCCATGCTCGGCGCGGTGGCCGGGGTGGCACTGACCTTCATCGCTGGGGAAATGCTGTTCAAGACCCTGGAAATTCCGGTGATCGGCCTGCTCGTACTGGCCATTACCATCGTCGGCCTGGTGGCGCGGGTGAGCATGCCGTTCCGCCTGCCTGCCTCGCTGTTCGCCATCGTCGTCGGCACCGCGCTGGCCTACCTGATCGGCGCGGCTGACGGCGGCAAGTTCAGCGATGCCTTCACCCACCTGGGTTTCTACCCGCTACTGCCCAACCTGGCCTGGTACGAAGGTCTGGGCCTGCTGTTCACCAGCCTGCTGGCGCTGATGACGGTGATCCTGCCGATCACCCTGTACAACGCCATCGAGACCATGAACAACGTCGAGGCCATGAGCGCCGCCGGTGACAGCTACAGCGTGCGCGAATGCCAGGCCGTGGATGGGCTCGGTACCTCGCTCGGGGCGCTGTTCGGCGGCGTGTTCCCGACCACCGTTTACATCGCCACCGTGGGTTCGAAGTGGATGGGCGCCGGGCGTGGTTATAGCCTGCTCAATGGCGCGGTGTACGGCCTGGCGACCATGTTCGGTCTGATCGCCTTCATCGCCGCGCTGATTCCGGTATCGGTGGTGGCGCCGATCCTGGTGTTCGTCGGCATGTCGATGATCGCCACCGCGTTCAACAGCAACCACGCCCGTTACTACCCGGCCGTGGCGCTGGCGATGCTGCCGTACTTCGCCAACTACCTGGCGACGCGCTTCAACCGTGGCGCACCCGAAGTGGTCGAGGGCATTTCCAGCGCCATCGGCGCGCTGGGGCAGGGCGCCATGTTCAGCGCCATCCTGCTGGGCGCGATGTGCGTGGCGGTGATCGATCGCCAGTTCCGCCAGGCCACCACCTTCGCCCTGGTGGCGGCGGCCATGGCCTTCGTTGGCCTGATGCACGCGCCGAAGCTGGCGTGGTATGCCGCGCCAGACTTCGTCCACGGTTATCTGCTGATGGCGCTGTTCTTCGCCTGGTACGCCTGGCGCGGCGTCGAGCCGGCCGAGCCCGAGCGCGTGACCGGCGCCGACTGA
- a CDS encoding AEC family transporter, translated as MIDLLLALWPLFAMIVAGYWLRLREFPSEAFWPGAERLNYFILFPALLFSSLARAPLNNPALPRLALAVLLGLGIAWLALLLVRRLRGWPAGRFGAFTQGILRFNTYLGLAAVGSLFGQEGLTLAALMLALMVPTVNVLSVWSLTAERGVSARSLLLPIIKNPLILACLGGALFNLTGIGLPGGTDRLLSLLAAASLPLGLLCVGAALKPEQLGGEIPALTWNSALRLLAMPLLAWGVAWTLALPAMETAVLVLFFALPTAPTAYVLTRQLGGDSQLMAGIITLQTLLAAGSLVAIMMLLA; from the coding sequence GTGATCGACCTGTTGCTGGCCTTGTGGCCGCTGTTCGCCATGATAGTCGCCGGCTACTGGCTGCGCCTGCGCGAGTTCCCGAGCGAGGCTTTCTGGCCGGGCGCCGAACGCCTCAACTACTTCATCCTGTTCCCTGCGCTGTTGTTCTCCAGCCTGGCCCGTGCGCCGCTGAACAACCCGGCGCTGCCGCGCCTGGCACTGGCTGTGCTGCTCGGTCTGGGTATCGCCTGGCTGGCGCTGCTGCTGGTACGTCGCCTGCGTGGCTGGCCAGCGGGGCGTTTTGGCGCATTCACTCAAGGCATTCTGCGCTTCAACACCTACCTGGGCCTGGCTGCGGTCGGCAGCCTGTTCGGCCAGGAAGGCCTGACGCTCGCTGCCCTGATGCTGGCCCTGATGGTGCCGACGGTGAATGTGCTGTCGGTGTGGTCGCTCACCGCCGAGCGCGGCGTCAGTGCGCGCAGCCTGCTGCTGCCGATCATCAAGAATCCGCTGATCCTCGCCTGCCTCGGCGGTGCGCTGTTCAACCTCACGGGCATCGGCCTGCCTGGTGGCACCGACCGCCTGCTCAGCCTGCTCGCCGCCGCCAGCTTGCCTTTGGGCCTGCTCTGCGTCGGTGCGGCACTCAAGCCGGAACAGCTGGGCGGAGAAATTCCTGCACTGACCTGGAACAGCGCCCTGCGCCTGCTGGCGATGCCGCTGCTGGCCTGGGGCGTAGCCTGGACGCTGGCGCTGCCGGCCATGGAGACTGCGGTTCTGGTGCTGTTCTTCGCCCTGCCCACGGCCCCTACCGCCTACGTGCTGACCCGCCAGCTCGGCGGCGACAGCCAGTTGATGGCCGGCATCATCACCCTGCAGACGCTGCTGGCCGCAGGCAGCCTGGTGGCGATCATGATGTTGCTGGCCTGA
- a CDS encoding substrate-binding periplasmic protein: MGFWGVALLGLLLCASVRADVLHLATGDDYAPFTGTALPGQGMLTQVVRAALAEQGMAMTLDWLPWNRGYLKARRVEYDATFPYVRSAEREAEFLYSAPIYLSEQFLFSRAGDRIELDDLPSMTGRRLCYPLGWQPAAMIQQLIDEGILLRHSPLGLQECARLLLLQRDDLFIADRHLGNSALRATGAEPSAFHRSQTAFHSNTLHFIVSRQHPRAAELIERFNRGLEALKASGDYQQLIERYVE; the protein is encoded by the coding sequence GTGGGATTTTGGGGAGTGGCTCTGCTGGGCCTGTTGCTGTGCGCCTCGGTGCGCGCCGATGTGCTGCATCTGGCCACGGGCGATGACTATGCGCCGTTCACCGGTACCGCACTGCCCGGTCAGGGCATGCTTACCCAGGTGGTGCGTGCGGCGCTGGCCGAGCAGGGCATGGCGATGACGCTCGACTGGCTACCCTGGAACCGCGGCTACCTGAAGGCCAGGCGCGTTGAATACGATGCCACCTTTCCCTACGTTCGCTCGGCCGAGCGCGAAGCGGAGTTTCTCTACTCGGCGCCCATCTACTTGTCCGAACAGTTTCTCTTCAGTCGCGCGGGTGACCGTATCGAACTCGATGATCTGCCGAGCATGACCGGGCGCCGGCTTTGTTATCCACTGGGCTGGCAGCCGGCGGCGATGATCCAGCAACTGATCGACGAGGGGATACTGCTTCGTCATTCCCCGCTTGGGTTGCAGGAGTGTGCGCGGTTGTTGCTGTTGCAGCGTGACGATCTGTTCATCGCTGATCGCCATCTGGGTAACAGCGCCTTGCGCGCAACCGGCGCTGAGCCGAGTGCGTTCCATCGTTCGCAGACAGCGTTCCACAGCAATACGCTGCACTTCATCGTGTCACGACAACATCCGCGTGCGGCCGAACTGATCGAGCGCTTCAATCGCGGGCTCGAAGCGCTCAAGGCGAGCGGTGACTATCAGCAGTTGATCGAGCGCTACGTGGAGTAG
- a CDS encoding Na/Pi cotransporter family protein yields the protein MLTLLHLLSAIALLVWGTHIVRTGILRVFGSQLRKVLSHNISRRPLAFVAGIGVTALVQSSNATALLVTSFVAQGLMALAPGLAIMLGADVGTALMARVLTLDLSWLSPLLIFLGVIFFLSRRQTRAGQLGRVAIGLGLMLLALELIVAAATPITEARGIRVLFASLTGDLLLDALVGAMFALLTYSSLAAVLLTATLAGAGLISLPVAIGLVIGANIGSGLLAFLTSSLQNPAGRRVALGSLIYKLIGLLLVLPLLQPLAHWLDSLNWRPAELVIFFHLLYNSLRAVLMLPSVGLMARFCNWLLPDRADDSGIARPRHLDPTALATPSLALANAVRETLRVGDKIEAMLSRLLPVLEQNQPALNKELRSLNDDVASLCRAVKLYLAQIPREALSEHESRRWAEILELAVNLEQAGDLIERMLGKIQNEKTAQRRAFSEKGLEELTSLHGQLMANLRLGLNVFLSADHASASQLLREKRRFRAQERRLAHAHIGRLQRQVVQSIETSSLHLELIADMKRLNSLFCASAYVVLEGGETGALKLEGGE from the coding sequence ATGCTGACCCTGCTGCATTTGCTGTCAGCCATTGCCCTGTTGGTTTGGGGCACACACATCGTACGTACCGGCATCCTGCGCGTGTTTGGTTCACAACTGCGCAAGGTGCTCAGCCACAACATCAGTCGCCGGCCGCTGGCGTTCGTCGCCGGCATCGGCGTCACCGCGCTGGTGCAGAGCAGCAACGCCACCGCGCTGCTGGTCACCTCCTTCGTCGCTCAGGGCCTGATGGCACTGGCGCCGGGTCTGGCGATCATGCTCGGTGCCGACGTCGGCACCGCGCTGATGGCACGCGTGCTGACCCTCGATCTGAGCTGGCTCAGCCCGCTGCTGATTTTTCTCGGGGTGATCTTCTTTCTCTCGCGACGGCAGACCCGAGCGGGGCAACTCGGCCGCGTGGCCATCGGCCTCGGGCTGATGCTGCTGGCGTTGGAATTGATCGTTGCCGCCGCCACGCCGATCACCGAGGCACGTGGCATTCGCGTGCTGTTCGCATCGTTGACCGGCGACCTGCTGCTCGATGCCCTGGTCGGCGCGATGTTCGCCCTGCTCACCTATTCCAGCCTGGCAGCGGTGTTGCTCACCGCGACCCTGGCTGGCGCTGGGCTGATCAGCCTGCCGGTGGCCATCGGCCTGGTGATTGGCGCCAATATCGGCAGCGGCCTGCTGGCCTTTCTTACCAGCAGCTTGCAGAACCCGGCCGGGCGCCGCGTGGCGCTGGGCAGCCTGATCTACAAGCTGATCGGGCTGCTGCTGGTCCTGCCCTTGCTGCAGCCACTGGCCCATTGGCTGGACAGCCTGAATTGGCGCCCGGCGGAGCTAGTGATCTTTTTCCACCTCCTCTACAACAGCCTGCGCGCGGTGCTGATGTTGCCGAGCGTCGGGCTGATGGCACGCTTCTGCAACTGGCTGCTGCCGGACCGAGCGGACGACAGCGGCATCGCCCGGCCACGCCACCTCGACCCAACGGCGTTGGCCACGCCGAGCCTGGCGCTGGCCAACGCCGTGCGTGAAACCCTGCGCGTGGGCGACAAGATCGAGGCCATGCTCAGCCGTCTGCTACCGGTGCTGGAGCAGAACCAGCCAGCACTGAACAAGGAGCTGCGCAGCCTCAATGACGATGTCGCCAGCCTGTGCCGGGCGGTCAAGTTGTACCTTGCGCAAATCCCCCGTGAGGCCCTGAGCGAGCACGAAAGCCGGCGCTGGGCAGAGATTCTCGAGCTGGCGGTCAACCTCGAGCAGGCTGGCGATCTGATCGAGCGCATGCTCGGCAAGATCCAGAACGAGAAGACCGCGCAACGCCGGGCCTTCTCCGAAAAGGGGCTGGAGGAGCTCACCAGCCTGCACGGACAACTGATGGCCAACCTGCGCCTGGGGCTGAACGTGTTCCTCAGCGCCGACCACGCCAGCGCCAGCCAGCTGCTGCGGGAGAAGCGCCGCTTCCGCGCGCAGGAGCGACGCCTGGCCCATGCGCATATCGGCCGTCTGCAGCGTCAAGTGGTGCAGAGCATCGAAACCAGCTCCCTGCACCTGGAGCTGATCGCCGACATGAAGCGACTCAACTCGCTGTTCTGCGCCAGCGCCTACGTGGTGCTCGAGGGCGGCGAAACCGGCGCCCTCAAGCTCGAAGGCGGCGAGTGA
- a CDS encoding TRAP transporter permease, with translation MAENKLSTEELIAQDVGARMPVGPMAQVITGLALLWSLFQLWIASPLPFIFGVGVLNDTQTRAIHLAFALLLAFLAYPAFKRSPRDRVPLLDIALGLVAAASAAYLFIFYQQLALRPGSLTTGDLVTACIGIPLLLEATRRALGPPLAIIALVFLVYSLAGPYMPGLLAHRGVSFNALANHQWITTEGVFGIALGVSTSFVFLFVLFGALLERAGAGHYFIQLAFSLLGHFRGGPAKAAVLASGLTGMISGSSIANVVTTGTFTIPMMKRTGFSSEKAGAVEVASSVNGQIMPPVMGAAAFLMVEYIGMPYVEIIKHAFLPAAISYIALLYIVHLEALKLGLQPIGGHQPKPWLRRLTGFAFGAALISGLSLAVYYGLGWLKPALGEYALPVIGVLLAVVYLALLKVAASVPVLPPEDPNAPLEELPQTRAVLLSGLHFLLPVVVLVWCLMIERLSPGLSAFWGSVMLIIILLTQRPLLSWMRRDGSHDHGTFIDGVVDLREGLIAGARNMIGIGIATAAAGVIVGAVSQTGVGLVLADLVELLSMGNLLLMLILVAVFSLILGMGLPTTANYIVVSSLLAPVVVALGQQNGLIVPLIAVHLFVFYFGIMADVTPPVGLASFAAAAVSKGDPIKTGIVAFFYSLRTAALPFLFIFNTDLLLIDVDFWHGVLIFIVATVAMLIFAAGTQGFFLVRSRLYESVLLLLVAFTLFRPGFWMDMLHDPYQEVPPAELAQALDGVEDGSSLRLRILGENAVGDPREFTVLLPVPDGASGQARLEKLGLNLYEEGDKVLVDSVTFGSIAADAGLEFDQQILSVRAPTDRWLKELMWIPGFLLFGLVVLLQRRRLVAQLT, from the coding sequence ATGGCCGAAAACAAACTATCCACCGAGGAACTGATTGCCCAGGATGTCGGCGCGCGCATGCCCGTCGGCCCGATGGCCCAGGTGATCACCGGCCTTGCCTTGCTCTGGTCGCTGTTCCAGTTGTGGATCGCCTCGCCACTGCCGTTCATCTTCGGCGTTGGTGTACTCAACGATACCCAGACCCGCGCCATTCACCTGGCGTTCGCCTTGCTGTTGGCTTTCCTCGCCTATCCGGCATTCAAGAGGTCGCCACGTGATCGCGTGCCGCTGCTGGACATCGCCCTTGGCCTGGTCGCCGCTGCCAGTGCCGCCTATCTGTTCATCTTCTACCAGCAGCTTGCCCTGCGTCCTGGCAGCCTGACCACGGGCGACCTGGTCACTGCCTGCATCGGTATCCCGCTGCTGCTGGAAGCCACGCGCCGTGCACTTGGCCCACCCCTGGCGATCATCGCCCTGGTGTTTCTCGTCTACAGTCTGGCCGGCCCCTACATGCCTGGCCTGCTGGCGCATCGCGGGGTCAGCTTCAACGCGCTGGCCAACCACCAGTGGATTACCACCGAGGGCGTGTTCGGTATCGCCCTGGGCGTATCCACCAGCTTCGTGTTCCTCTTCGTATTGTTCGGCGCGTTGCTCGAGCGAGCCGGCGCTGGCCATTACTTCATCCAGCTGGCGTTCAGCCTGCTCGGCCACTTCCGTGGTGGCCCGGCCAAGGCAGCGGTGCTGGCTTCCGGCCTGACCGGGATGATCTCCGGCTCGTCGATTGCCAACGTGGTGACTACCGGCACCTTCACCATTCCGATGATGAAGCGCACCGGCTTCTCCTCGGAGAAGGCCGGCGCGGTCGAAGTGGCCTCCTCGGTCAACGGCCAGATCATGCCGCCGGTAATGGGGGCTGCGGCCTTCCTGATGGTCGAATACATCGGCATGCCCTATGTCGAGATCATCAAGCATGCCTTCCTGCCTGCCGCGATTTCCTACATCGCGCTGCTCTACATCGTCCATCTCGAGGCTCTGAAGCTCGGCCTGCAACCCATTGGCGGCCATCAGCCCAAGCCCTGGCTGCGTCGCCTGACCGGCTTCGCCTTCGGTGCAGCGCTGATCAGCGGCTTGTCGCTGGCGGTCTACTACGGCCTCGGCTGGCTCAAGCCGGCGCTCGGCGAATATGCCCTGCCGGTGATCGGCGTTCTGCTCGCGGTGGTCTACCTGGCGCTGCTGAAAGTCGCCGCCAGTGTGCCGGTACTGCCGCCGGAAGACCCCAATGCGCCGTTGGAAGAACTGCCGCAGACCCGCGCGGTGCTGCTCTCGGGCCTGCATTTCCTGCTGCCGGTGGTGGTGCTGGTCTGGTGCCTGATGATCGAGCGTCTGTCCCCCGGCTTGTCGGCCTTCTGGGGCAGCGTGATGCTGATCATCATCCTGCTCACCCAGCGCCCGCTGCTGAGCTGGATGCGCCGCGATGGCAGCCATGACCACGGCACCTTCATCGATGGCGTGGTCGACTTGCGCGAAGGCCTGATCGCTGGTGCCCGCAACATGATCGGCATCGGTATCGCCACCGCGGCGGCCGGCGTCATCGTCGGTGCGGTTTCGCAGACCGGCGTTGGCCTGGTGTTGGCCGACCTGGTCGAGCTGCTGTCGATGGGCAACCTGCTGCTGATGCTGATCCTGGTGGCAGTGTTCAGCCTGATCCTCGGCATGGGCCTGCCGACCACTGCCAACTACATCGTGGTGTCCAGTCTGTTGGCGCCGGTGGTGGTGGCGCTGGGGCAGCAGAACGGCTTGATCGTGCCGCTGATCGCGGTGCACCTGTTCGTCTTCTACTTCGGCATCATGGCCGACGTGACCCCGCCGGTGGGGTTGGCCTCGTTCGCCGCGGCTGCGGTGTCCAAAGGCGACCCGATCAAGACCGGTATCGTGGCGTTCTTCTACAGCCTGCGCACCGCCGCGCTGCCGTTCCTGTTCATCTTCAACACCGACCTGCTGCTGATCGACGTGGACTTCTGGCATGGTGTGCTGATCTTCATCGTGGCGACCGTCGCCATGTTGATATTCGCTGCCGGCACCCAGGGTTTCTTCTTGGTGCGCAGCCGCCTGTACGAGAGCGTGCTGCTGCTGTTGGTGGCGTTCACCCTGTTCCGTCCCGGCTTCTGGATGGACATGCTGCACGATCCCTATCAGGAGGTGCCGCCGGCCGAGCTGGCGCAAGCGCTCGATGGGGTAGAGGACGGCAGCTCGCTGCGCCTGCGCATTCTTGGCGAGAACGCCGTGGGCGACCCGCGTGAGTTCACCGTGCTGCTGCCGGTGCCGGACGGCGCTTCGGGCCAGGCACGCCTGGAGAAGCTCGGCCTGAACCTCTACGAGGAAGGCGACAAGGTGCTGGTGGACAGCGTCACCTTCGGCAGTATTGCAGCCGATGCAGGCCTCGAGTTCGACCAGCAGATCCTCAGCGTGCGGGCACCGACCGACCGCTGGCTGAAAGAGCTGATGTGGATTCCAGGCTTCCTGCTGTTCGGTCTCGTTGTGCTGCTGCAGCGCCGTCGTCTGGTCGCGCAGCTTACATAG
- a CDS encoding TAXI family TRAP transporter solute-binding subunit — translation MQQHRIMGFLACVIGSTLLSSPLVAQERYVTIGTGGQTGVYYTAGQSICRFLNRSGAEHGIKCNAPSSAGSVSNIASIKSGDYDFGFIQSDHQNKALSGQAPFDQDGAVEDLRVVFSLQSEILSVVARADSGIETFADLKGKRVNIGVPGSGSRDTFDEVIQASGWSKSDFALAAELKPAEMAAALGDNNLDAITYVVGHPSGAIQEAMATVETRLIPVSGPDIDKLLAQASYFTKADIPAGVYPGVEQPVPSIGGKAVLATSAKTDPEVVYQLVKSVFDNLERFKRLHPAFADLQAEDMIKAGLTAPIHEGALRFYKEKGWL, via the coding sequence ATGCAGCAGCATCGAATCATGGGTTTCCTGGCATGTGTCATCGGCAGCACCTTGCTGAGCAGTCCCCTAGTCGCTCAGGAGCGCTACGTGACTATCGGCACCGGTGGGCAGACGGGGGTTTATTACACGGCCGGACAGTCGATCTGTCGGTTCCTCAATCGCAGTGGCGCCGAGCACGGCATCAAGTGCAACGCGCCGTCTTCGGCTGGCAGCGTCAGCAACATTGCCTCGATCAAGAGCGGCGACTACGACTTCGGGTTCATTCAGTCCGATCATCAGAACAAGGCGCTCTCGGGCCAAGCGCCTTTCGACCAGGATGGCGCTGTCGAAGATCTGCGCGTGGTCTTCTCCCTGCAGAGCGAAATCCTCAGCGTGGTCGCCCGTGCAGACAGCGGTATCGAGACCTTCGCCGACCTCAAGGGCAAGCGCGTGAATATCGGCGTACCGGGCTCTGGCAGTCGCGATACCTTCGATGAGGTGATCCAGGCCAGCGGCTGGAGCAAGTCCGACTTCGCCCTCGCCGCTGAACTCAAGCCTGCCGAGATGGCGGCTGCACTGGGGGACAACAACCTGGATGCCATCACCTATGTGGTCGGCCATCCGAGTGGTGCCATCCAGGAGGCCATGGCTACCGTCGAGACCCGCCTGATCCCGGTCAGCGGCCCTGATATCGACAAGCTCCTGGCACAGGCCAGCTACTTCACCAAGGCGGATATCCCGGCGGGTGTCTATCCTGGTGTTGAGCAGCCCGTCCCATCCATCGGCGGTAAAGCGGTGCTGGCCACTTCGGCCAAGACCGATCCCGAGGTCGTCTACCAGTTGGTCAAGTCGGTATTCGATAACCTGGAGCGCTTCAAACGCCTGCATCCGGCGTTTGCCGACCTGCAGGCTGAGGACATGATCAAAGCGGGGCTAACGGCTCCGATACATGAAGGGGCACTACGTTTCTACAAGGAAAAAGGCTGGCTCTAG
- a CDS encoding RidA family protein has translation MSVQRIQANDRLSGATIFSDLVFLSGQVPSDRSQDVAGQTAQVLEKIDALLTEAGSDRSHMLSAQIWLKDIEKDFAAMNAVWSEWLPAGCAPARATVEARLASADVLVEIMVIAVRKAA, from the coding sequence ATGTCCGTGCAACGTATTCAGGCCAACGACCGCCTTTCTGGCGCGACGATCTTCTCCGATCTGGTGTTCCTCTCTGGCCAGGTGCCGAGCGACCGCAGCCAGGATGTAGCTGGGCAGACCGCCCAGGTGCTGGAAAAGATCGACGCGCTGCTGACCGAGGCGGGATCGGATCGAAGTCACATGCTCAGCGCGCAGATCTGGCTGAAAGACATCGAGAAGGACTTTGCCGCCATGAATGCGGTCTGGAGTGAGTGGCTGCCAGCCGGCTGCGCGCCTGCCCGGGCCACGGTCGAGGCACGCCTGGCTTCTGCCGATGTTCTGGTCGAGATCATGGTCATTGCAGTACGTAAGGCGGCTTGA
- a CDS encoding PilT/PilU family type 4a pilus ATPase: protein MNDTSANDQPDVFPYLQLMHQHAGSDLFFSVGAPPHMKVEGHSQPVGQRIMKAGEVQQLAYQLMTQKQIAEFERDLEMNLAVSLQGAGRYRVNVYYQRGEVAMVVRLIKSEIPGFEALGLPKLLEKLAMQDRGLILVTGAAGSGKSTTLAAMLDFRNRHKSGHIVCIEDPIEFLHSHQRSIIDQREVGLDTHSFDDALRNVLREAPDVIMLGEIRDAATMQHALHYAETGHLCVATLHATSSSHAIERIARFFPDDARKQVLADVAHNLLAVIGQRLVPGIEQKRVAAIELMLGTPYIRDLVQRDELDELREAIARAAEQGLQTFDQHLFALLEAGRISLAEALKFADSRTDISLKFKLERGFSADDAELKVLRDG, encoded by the coding sequence ATGAACGACACCAGCGCCAACGACCAGCCCGATGTTTTCCCCTACCTGCAGCTGATGCATCAACATGCCGGCTCGGACCTGTTCTTCAGCGTCGGCGCGCCGCCGCACATGAAGGTCGAAGGTCATAGCCAGCCCGTCGGCCAGCGCATCATGAAGGCCGGCGAGGTGCAGCAGCTGGCCTATCAACTGATGACGCAGAAGCAGATCGCCGAGTTCGAACGCGACCTGGAGATGAACCTGGCCGTCAGCCTGCAGGGCGCCGGACGCTATCGGGTCAACGTCTATTACCAGCGCGGCGAAGTGGCCATGGTGGTGCGCCTGATCAAGAGCGAGATCCCTGGTTTCGAGGCGCTCGGTCTACCCAAGCTGCTGGAGAAACTGGCCATGCAGGACCGCGGGCTGATCCTGGTCACCGGCGCAGCCGGCTCGGGCAAGTCCACCACCCTGGCGGCGATGCTGGATTTTCGCAATCGCCACAAGAGCGGGCATATCGTCTGCATCGAAGACCCCATCGAGTTTCTCCACAGCCATCAGCGCTCGATCATCGACCAGCGTGAAGTCGGCCTCGATACCCACAGCTTCGATGACGCACTGCGCAACGTGCTGCGTGAGGCGCCGGACGTGATCATGCTCGGCGAAATCCGCGACGCCGCCACCATGCAGCACGCCCTGCACTACGCCGAAACAGGCCATTTATGCGTTGCCACCCTGCATGCCACCAGCAGCAGCCACGCCATCGAACGCATCGCCCGCTTCTTCCCCGACGACGCTCGCAAACAGGTACTGGCCGACGTGGCGCACAACCTGCTCGCGGTGATCGGCCAACGCCTGGTGCCTGGCATCGAGCAGAAGCGCGTGGCGGCGATTGAGCTGATGCTCGGCACGCCCTATATCCGCGATCTGGTCCAGCGCGACGAACTGGATGAACTGCGCGAGGCCATCGCACGAGCCGCCGAGCAGGGTTTGCAGACCTTCGACCAGCATCTGTTCGCCCTACTCGAAGCCGGACGCATCAGCCTGGCCGAAGCGCTCAAGTTTGCCGACTCGCGTACCGACATCAGCCTCAAGTTCAAACTCGAGCGCGGTTTCTCCGCCGACGACGCCGAACTCAAGGTGCTGCGCGACGGTTGA